The Roseisolibacter agri genome contains the following window.
GCCGCCGGCGCCACCGCGACGGCCGCGCTGACCACCGGCACGCACGCCGCGCTGAGCGCCGAGGAAATGCGCGCGCTCGGCTCCGGCGAGGGCGAGCGGCACTCGCAGGTCGTGATCGCGGGCCCCGAGGCGCACGAGCCGATCGTGCTGCGCGAGGTGGCGAACCCGGTGCGCGACCAGGTGGTCGCGATCATCGAGCAGCGCCCCGAGGCGGCGACGCGCGTCGTCCGCAACTGGCTGAAGCAGGACTGAGGCAGAGCCCCCGATGAAGACCTCGACCGCCCTCGCGCAGTTCACCGAGTCCAAGGCCATGCTGCACGGCCGCCCGCTCACCGGCCGGCAGAAGGTCGCCGTGCTGTGCATGGCGGTCGGCACCGAGTTCGCCGCCAAGATCACCACCGGCCTCTCGAACGACGAGGCGGAGATGATCTCGTACGAGATCGCGCAGCTCGACCGCATCCCGCAGGACCTGATGGAGGTCGTGCTCGCGGAGTGGCTCGAGAGCACGCTCGGCATCGCGTCGCTGACGACGGGCGGCCTGGAGTACGCGCGCGAGGTGCTGGAGAAGGCGTACGGGAAGTCGCGCGCGGACGGCATCCTGCGCCGCATCACGAGCCAGCTGGCCGACACGGCCGGCCTGCACCGCCTGCGCAAGGCCGATCCGCAGCAGCTCGCGACGACGCTGCGCGGCGAGCACCCGCAGACGGTCGCGCTGGTGCTCGCGCACCTCGACGCGCCGCACACCGCGGCCATCCTGCGCGAGATGCCGACCGCGTTCGGCGGCGAGGTGCTCTACCGCATGGCGCGCATGGAGAAGGTCTCGCCGGAGATGCTGCAGCTCATCGAGCGCGCGCTCTCCAGCGACGCGGACCTCAGCTTCTCGCAGGGCATGTCGGCCGCCGGTGGCCCGGCCGCGGTGGCGTCGGTGCTCAACCTCGTCAGCGGCACGCTCGAGAAGGAGCTGCTGGAGGGCGTCTCGGAGCGCGACACGATGCTCTGCGAGCAGATCAAGAACCTGATGTTCGTCTTCGAGGACCTCGTGACCCTCGACGACAAGTCGCTGCAGCGCCTCCTGCGCGAGGTCGAGGCCAAGCAGCTCGCGCTGGCGCTCAAGGCGGCCAGCGACGAGCTGAAGGGCAAGATCCTCGGCGCGATGTCGCAGCGTGCGGTCGCCGCGCTCAAGGAGGAGATGGAGTTCATGGGCCCGGTGAAGATGCGCGACGTCGAGGCCGCGCAGTCGGCCATCGTCTCGCAGGTCCGCAAGCTCGAGGAGACGGGCGAGATCGTGCTGAGCGCCGGGAGCGACGATGTCCTCGTCTGACCCGCGGCGCGTCGCCGTCCGCGGCGCGGTGCTCGGCCCCGACGCGCTGGCCGCGTTCGGCCTCGCCGGCACGGGCAGCACCGGCGCGGCGGGCGCGTGGCAGCCGCGCGACCTCGCCGACGCGGGCGCCGCGCCGGTCGCGACGCACGCCGCGCTGGAGGCCTTCGCATCGTTCGACGCGGAGCCGGTGGCCGTCGCGACGCCGTGGAGCGGCGACGTGGACGCCGCCGACGACGCCTTCGCCGACGCGCTCCCCGACTTCCTGACCGTCGAGGACGACGAGGTCGCGGTGGGCCTGTCGCCCGAGCTGACGCTGGTGCGCGAGCGCGCCGTGCGCGACGAGCTGGCGCGCGACTACGAGGCGCAGCTGGCCGCGATGGCCGCGCGCCACGAGGCGGAGCTGCAGGAGGCCTACGCCGCCGGCCACGCCGCCGGGCAGGCCGACGGCGCCGCGCAGGCCGAGCAGATGCTGGCCGACGCGATGAGCGTCCTCGAGGCCGCGCGCGCGCAGCTCCTCGCGCACGAGGACCGCTGGCTCGCGCACCTGCAGGAGAACGTCGCCGTGCTCGCGGTGGGCGTGGCGCGCCACGTCATCGGCCGCGAGATCGCGGGCGACGACACGCTGGTGCGCGCGCGCGTCGCCGCCGCGGTGGCCGAGTTCCCGCTGCACGAGCCGCTGACGCTGCGCGTGCACCCGGACGACCTGTCGCTGCTGAAGATGGCGTTCGAGCTGGAGCGCGGCGGCGACCTGCGCGAGCCGCGCTGGATCGCCGACGACCGCGTCGCGCGCGGCGGCTGCCTGGTGGAGGGCCGCGAGCGCATCGTCGACGGGCGCGTGGACACCGCGCTGGAGCGCGTGTACCGCCAGCTGAGCGGGCAGCATGCCTGAGCTCATGTCCGCGCCCGTCCTCGCCGACGATCCGGCGACCGCGCTGCTGGCGTCGCTCGCCGGCGTGCCGCAGGTCGTGAGCTACGGCAAGGTGACGCGCGTCGTCGGCCTCGTGATCGAGGCGACGGGGCTCGACGTCGGGCTCGGGGAGCTGTGCCGCGTGACGTCGCTCTCGGGCGACCGCTCGGTGCTCGCGGAGGTCGTCGGCTTCCACGAGAAGGGCGTCCTGCTGATGCCGCTGGGCGAGATCGACGGCCTGCATCCGGGCAGCGCGGTGCGCCCGCTCGGCCGCTCGTTCGGCGTCGACGTCGGGCCGCAGCTGCTCGGCCGCATCCTCAACGGCCTCGGACATCCGATCGACGGCAAGGGGAAGCTCGACGCCACGGAGCGCGTGCCGCTCTCCGCCGAGCCGCCCAACCCGCTCGTGCGCGAGATGGTGAGCGAGCCGCTCGAGACGGGCGTGCGCGCCATCGACGGCTGCCTGACGTTCGGCCGCGGCCAGCGCGTCGGCATCTTTGCCGGCTCGGGCGTCGGCAAGTCGACGCTGCTGGGCATGATCGCGCGCCAGGCGCGCGCCGACGTGAACGTGATCGCGCTGCTCGGCGAGCGTGGCCGCGAGGTGCGCGAGTTCATCGAGCACTCGCTCGGCCCCGAGGGGCTCGCGCGCAGCGTGCTGGTGGTGGCGACCGGCGACCAGGCCGCGCTCGTGCGCGCGCGCGGCGCGCTGGTGGCGACCGCGATCGCGGAGTACTTCCGCGACCAGGGCAAGCAGGTGCTGCTGATGGTGGACTCGGTCACGCGCGTCGCGATGGCGTGGCGCGAGATCGGCCTCGCCGTCGGCGAGCCGCCCACCACGAAGGGCTATCCGCCCTCGGTGTTCGCCGCGCTGCCGCGCCTCCTGGAGCGCGCGGGCAACGGCGAGACGGGCGGCATCACGGGCATCTACACCGTCCTCGTGGACGGCGACGACTTCAACGAGCCGGTCGCCGACGCGGCCCGCTCGATCCTCGACGGCCACGTGGTGCTGACGCGCAAGCTCGCCGCCGCGGGGCACTTCCCCGCGATCGACGTGCTCGACTCGAAGAGCCGCGTGCGCGACAACATCATCACGGCCGACCACAAGGCCGCCGCGAACCAGCTGCTGAAGCTCGAGGGCGCGTACCGCGAGAAGGAGGACCTGATCCTCGTCGGCGCGTACCAGCAGGGGAGCGACCAGACGGTGGACGCCGCGATCGCGCTGCGCGAGCAGGCGCTCGGCTTCCTGCAGCAGCCGCCCGACGAGGCGTCGCCGATGGCGCTGACGCAGAACACGCTGAAGCACCTCGCGATGCAGGTCGCCGCCCGCCGCAACGCGCCGCCGCAGCCGATGCAGCAGCAGATGATCCGCCGCTAGCCCGCCGTTCTCCGCTTCATCGTCTCACGCAGTTCCGTTCTCCGCCTCACCGTCCTCCGCCTCACCGTCCCGCGATGTTCCGCTTCCGCCTCCAGCGAGTCCTCGACATGCGCGCGCGCACCGAGCGCGACGCGGCCACCGCGCTCGTGTCCGCGCAGGAAGCCGCCGACGCCGCGCGCGACGAGCAGCGGCGGCTGGAGCGGCAGCGCGAGCAGCTGGCGGCGGCGCAGCGCACGCCCGACGCGGCCGGCGCCTCGGTGGGCGAGCTGCGCAACCTCGGCTTCCTGCTGGAGCGCATGGACGAGCAGGTCGCCGGCGCCGCGGCCCTCGCCGCCGCCGCCAACGACACGGTGCTGGAGCGCGAGGACGCGCTGCGCGCCGCGTTCCGCGAGCGCCGCACGCTCGACCGCCTGCGCGAGAAGCACGAGGACGCGTGGCGCGCGGGCGAGATCGCGCAGGACCGCGCGCTGATGGACGAGATCGCGCTCACCCGCTTCACCACCCAGGGCAACTCCGGCAAGCCCGGCGCCGCGCCCGCCTCCGACGCCGGTTCCGGGTCCTGACATGCTGAAGGTCATCCTCTCCGCCGTCGTCGGCCTGCTGGTCGGCCTGGGCGGCACCACCACCCTGGTCGTGCAGCGCGCCAAGCAGGCCGCCGCGAGCGCGCCCGCCGACAGCGCGAAGGGCGCGAAGGCGGCCAAGCACGGCGCCGACTCCGCCGCGAAGCCCGTCGCCGCCGCGCCGACCGACAGCGCCGCCGCGACCGACACGACCGCGCACGCCGCCGCGGCCGACAGCGCCGCCCCGCACGACGCCAAGCCCGCCGACGCGCACGCGCCGGCGCCCGCCGCGGCGCCCGCGAAGGTCGCCGCGAAGCCGGTCGCGAAGCCCGCCGCGAAGCCCGCCACGAAGCCCGCCGCGCCGACGACCGCGCCGACCGCCGCGAAGCCCGACAGCGCCGCGCAGCACGCGTCCGCGGAGTCGATCGCCGCGCGCGTGTCGAGCGCGAAGGCCGCCGACGCCGGGCAGAGCGCCGAGCGTCGCCTGGCGAAGTACTTCAGCGCGATGGCCGCGAAGGACGCCGCGAAGATCCTGGAGCAGATGGACGACCGCGACGTGCTGCACATCCTCAGCTTCGTCGCCGACCGCCAGGCGGCGGCGATCCTCGGCAGCCTGCCGGCACAGCGGGCGGCCTCCATCGGGCGCGCCACGCTGCGCCCCCAGCCCACGAAGGGACGCTGATGCAGATCACGACCGCATCCGCCGGCCTGGCCGACGTGCTCGCGCCGGCCGCCGCGCCGTCCGAGCCGCGCCCGTCCGAGTCCACGACCGCCGAGTCCACCGCCGCCGCGTTCGACGCGATGCTGGCCGCGCTCGTGGGCCCGAGCGTCGCGAGCAACCAGCCGACGCCGGTGACCTCCGAGACCGAGGAGGTCGTCGACGGCGAGACGCCGGAATCCGACGACGCGGCGTCCACCGACGCCGCCACCGGGATCGAGGGCGCGCTCGGCGCCGACGCGCCGACGATGGAGACGCTGCACTACGGCCTGCGCACCGACGCGCAGCTCACGACGCCGCGCGCCGAGACGGCGGGCGAGCCCGCGTCCGAGCAGGGGAAGGCCGCGCACGCGCGCCGCGACGCGCGCCACCAGCTGTCGGGCCACGGCCGCGGCTCGGCCGCGCACGACGCCGCGCGGCAGGCGCGCCTGGCCGCGAAGCAGACGCCCGATACCGCGAGCGACGACGTCGCGATCGAGGACGTGGCCGATGACGCGAGCGACGTGACCACCGCGGTCGCCGCCGACGCCGCAGCCGAGACGATCGCGCGCTTCGACACGAACGGGATGACGCGCGCGGCGCGCACCGAGCGCACCGAGCGCGCGGCGCCCGTGCCCGTCGCCAGCGACGCCGCCCGCGCGCACGCGAACGCGCACAGCCGCGTCGCGCGCACGACGACGGAGACGGCTGCGCCCGAGACGACGGCGCCCGCGTCCACCGCGCCCGCGTCCACGACGTCCACCGCGCCCTCGCGCGACGTCGCGGCGCTCGCGCCCGAGCTGCAGACGCGCCTGGAGCGCGTGATGGACCGCATGCGCGACGAGTTCGGCTACGACGTCGAGGTGGTCGAGACGCAGCGCTCGCAGGCACGCCAGGACGCGCTGTTCGCGCAGGGGCGCACGCAGCCCGGCGAGGTCGTGACGTGGACGCGCAGCTCGCGCCACCTCACCGGCGACGCGGTGGACGTGAAGATCGACGGCGGCTGGGACGACGCCGCGGCGTTCCGCACGCTGCAGCGCGTCGCGAAGGAGGAGGGGCTGAAGACGCTCGGCCCGCGCGACGCCGGGCACCTCGAGCTCCCGCGCCACCTCGCGAAGGAGATCATCGCCGCGGAGGTGGACGTGACCGCGCCCGCGACCGACGCCGCGCCCATCGCGCTGCCGAAGCCGGCCGCCGCGCCGAAGCAGGCCGCCCTCCCGTCG
Protein-coding sequences here:
- a CDS encoding FliI/YscN family ATPase, with product MPELMSAPVLADDPATALLASLAGVPQVVSYGKVTRVVGLVIEATGLDVGLGELCRVTSLSGDRSVLAEVVGFHEKGVLLMPLGEIDGLHPGSAVRPLGRSFGVDVGPQLLGRILNGLGHPIDGKGKLDATERVPLSAEPPNPLVREMVSEPLETGVRAIDGCLTFGRGQRVGIFAGSGVGKSTLLGMIARQARADVNVIALLGERGREVREFIEHSLGPEGLARSVLVVATGDQAALVRARGALVATAIAEYFRDQGKQVLLMVDSVTRVAMAWREIGLAVGEPPTTKGYPPSVFAALPRLLERAGNGETGGITGIYTVLVDGDDFNEPVADAARSILDGHVVLTRKLAAAGHFPAIDVLDSKSRVRDNIITADHKAAANQLLKLEGAYREKEDLILVGAYQQGSDQTVDAAIALREQALGFLQQPPDEASPMALTQNTLKHLAMQVAARRNAPPQPMQQQMIRR
- a CDS encoding flagellar hook-length control protein FliK, which codes for MQITTASAGLADVLAPAAAPSEPRPSESTTAESTAAAFDAMLAALVGPSVASNQPTPVTSETEEVVDGETPESDDAASTDAATGIEGALGADAPTMETLHYGLRTDAQLTTPRAETAGEPASEQGKAAHARRDARHQLSGHGRGSAAHDAARQARLAAKQTPDTASDDVAIEDVADDASDVTTAVAADAAAETIARFDTNGMTRAARTERTERAAPVPVASDAARAHANAHSRVARTTTETAAPETTAPASTAPASTTSTAPSRDVAALAPELQTRLERVMDRMRDEFGYDVEVVETQRSQARQDALFAQGRTQPGEVVTWTRSSRHLTGDAVDVKIDGGWDDAAAFRTLQRVAKEEGLKTLGPRDAGHLELPRHLAKEIIAAEVDVTAPATDAAPIALPKPAAAPKQAALPSHVVAPVAEVASVAQVARVAEVAAVAAPAIVANANANADAATDAKPGVRTARGPRAGVPAATRATRNDEKGERGEGAPGQQVAAGTPASQHAPRFAATGAPVLGAAAVDRVTRVTDRIEAAAADRGVSHLTLRVDNALGGEDHIRIDVRGLTVDTQIALGDAAAAERLGNNIGELRQALERQGLTADTVRISSAGAKAAEAANAAPVDAGRVAASSGVTAGTNAGDAGSARDGSSQSQHQQSRESMHRDASSSSQQHGSRDHRRGHDAEPWLADEFTPRGHAYGRARNGR
- a CDS encoding magnesium transporter MgtE N-terminal domain-containing protein yields the protein MLKVILSAVVGLLVGLGGTTTLVVQRAKQAAASAPADSAKGAKAAKHGADSAAKPVAAAPTDSAAATDTTAHAAAADSAAPHDAKPADAHAPAPAAAPAKVAAKPVAKPAAKPATKPAAPTTAPTAAKPDSAAQHASAESIAARVSSAKAADAGQSAERRLAKYFSAMAAKDAAKILEQMDDRDVLHILSFVADRQAAAILGSLPAQRAASIGRATLRPQPTKGR
- the fliJ gene encoding flagellar export protein FliJ gives rise to the protein MFRFRLQRVLDMRARTERDAATALVSAQEAADAARDEQRRLERQREQLAAAQRTPDAAGASVGELRNLGFLLERMDEQVAGAAALAAAANDTVLEREDALRAAFRERRTLDRLREKHEDAWRAGEIAQDRALMDEIALTRFTTQGNSGKPGAAPASDAGSGS
- a CDS encoding FliH/SctL family protein; translated protein: MSSSDPRRVAVRGAVLGPDALAAFGLAGTGSTGAAGAWQPRDLADAGAAPVATHAALEAFASFDAEPVAVATPWSGDVDAADDAFADALPDFLTVEDDEVAVGLSPELTLVRERAVRDELARDYEAQLAAMAARHEAELQEAYAAGHAAGQADGAAQAEQMLADAMSVLEAARAQLLAHEDRWLAHLQENVAVLAVGVARHVIGREIAGDDTLVRARVAAAVAEFPLHEPLTLRVHPDDLSLLKMAFELERGGDLREPRWIADDRVARGGCLVEGRERIVDGRVDTALERVYRQLSGQHA
- the fliG gene encoding flagellar motor switch protein FliG; the protein is MKTSTALAQFTESKAMLHGRPLTGRQKVAVLCMAVGTEFAAKITTGLSNDEAEMISYEIAQLDRIPQDLMEVVLAEWLESTLGIASLTTGGLEYAREVLEKAYGKSRADGILRRITSQLADTAGLHRLRKADPQQLATTLRGEHPQTVALVLAHLDAPHTAAILREMPTAFGGEVLYRMARMEKVSPEMLQLIERALSSDADLSFSQGMSAAGGPAAVASVLNLVSGTLEKELLEGVSERDTMLCEQIKNLMFVFEDLVTLDDKSLQRLLREVEAKQLALALKAASDELKGKILGAMSQRAVAALKEEMEFMGPVKMRDVEAAQSAIVSQVRKLEETGEIVLSAGSDDVLV